The Parambassis ranga chromosome 1, fParRan2.1, whole genome shotgun sequence genome includes a region encoding these proteins:
- the rbpja gene encoding recombination signal binding protein for immunoglobulin kappa J region a, whose amino-acid sequence MAPVVTGKFGERPQPQRLTREAMRNYLKDKDDQTVLILHAKVAQKSYGNEKRFFCPPPCVYLLGSGWQKKLENMEKEGCTEQEAQPCAFIGIGNSEQEMQQLNLEGKHFCTAKTLYISDSDKRKHFMLSVKMFYGNSANIGVFLSKRIKVISKPSKKKQSLKNADLCIASGTKVALFNRLRSQTVSTRYLHVEGGSFHASSQQWGAFYIHLLEEDESEGEEFAVRDGYIHYGQTVKLVCSVTGMALPRLVIRKVDKQAALMDADDPVSQLHKCAFYLKDTDRMYLCLSQERIIQFQATACSKETNKEIINDGASWTIISTDKAEYTFYEGMGPVPTPVTPVPVVESLQLNGGGDVAMLELTGQNFTPNLRVWFGDVEADTMYRCGESVLCVVPDISAFREGWRWVRQPVQVPVTLVRNDGIIYSTSLTFTYTPEPGPRPHCSAAGAILRTHSTSSSSPASSSSPSSSLGGLGDSHGVYSSSDSGISSGASTMSLLS is encoded by the exons gaaGTTTGGTGAGCGACCTCAGCCTCAGCGTTTGACAAG GGAGGCTATGAGGAATTACTTAAAGGACAAGGATGATCAAACAGTGCTCATACTGCATGCAAAAGTTGCACAAAAGTCATACGGCAAtgaaaaaag GTTTTTTTGTCCTCCACCATGTGTGTATCTGCTGGGCAGTGGCTGGCAGAAGAAGCTGGAGAATATGGAGAAGGAGGGTTGTACAGAACAGGAGGCCCAGCCATGTGCTTTCATTGGGATTGGCAACAGTGAGCAGGAGATGCAGCAACTCAATCTGGAGGGGAAG CACTTCTGCACAGCAAAGACGCTGTATATCAGTGACTCGGATAAAAGAAAGCACTTCATGCTGTCTGTGAAGATGTTTTACGGAAACAGCGCCAACATAGGAGTCTTCCTCAGCAAGAGGATCAAGGTCATCTCTAAACCCTCCAAGAAGAAACAGTCCTTGAAAAACGCTGACT TGTGTATAGCATCTGGGACCAAGGTAGCTTTGTTTAACCGTCTGCGTTCCCAGACGGTTAGTACCAGGTATCTTCATGTGGAGGGGGGGAGCTTTCATGCCAGCTCTCAACAGTGGGGAGCTTTTTACATCCACCTCT TGGAGGAAGATGAGTCTGAAGGGGAGGAGTTTGCCGTTAGAGATGGGTACATACACTATGGCCAGACAGTCAAATTGGTCTGTTCTGTTACTGGAATGGCGCTGCCCAGGCTG GTCATTCGCAAAGTGGACAAGCAAGCAGCATTAATGGATGCAGATGATCCAGTGTCCCAGCTTCACAAGTGTGCCTTCTACCTGAAAGATACAGACAGGATGTATCTCTGTCTTTCCCAGGAGAGAATAATCCAATTCCAG GCCACAGCGTGCTCCAAAGAAACTAATAAGGAGATTATAAATGACGGCGCCTCCTGGACTATCATTAGCACTGACAAGGCAGAGTACACTTTTTATGAGGGCATGGGCCCCGTCCCCACACCAGTCACACCCGTCCCTGTGGTGGAAAGCCTGCAG TTAAATGGGGGAGGAGATGTGGCCATGTTAGAGCTGACGGGACAGAACTTCACCCCTAACCTCCGAGTGTGGTTTGGAGATGTGGAGGCTGACACCATGTACAG GTGTGGAGAGAGTGTCCTGTGTGTGGTGCCAGACATCTCTGCCTTCAGGGAGGGGTGGCGCTGGGTGAGACAGCCGGTTCAGGTCCCTGTCACACTGGTCCGCAATGATGGGATCATCTACTCCACTTCCCTTACCTTCACTTACACCCCTGAACCAGGGCCCAGACCACACTGCAGTGCAGCTGGGGCCATTCTGCGCACACACAGcacctcttcatcatcacctgCATCTTCATCTTCACCTTCATCTTCATTGGGCGGCCTCGGGGATAGCCACGGAGTATACAGTAGCAGTGATTCAGGCATTTCGTCAGGGGCATCAACCATGTCACTGCTGTCATAG
- the stim2a gene encoding stromal interaction molecule 2, with the protein MLPLSPLFLVFPVVLIFAAQSAGDLQGFSFPGGSAGFDPGDPCMVVSPPCMSEADRYSLEALRSIHQMMDDDQDGGIEVEESVEFIIEDMKQQQTNKHSKLHREDQHITVEELWRGWKSSEVHNWTQEEVLRWLKEFVELPQYERNFKDFRVNGNTLPRIAANEPSFLSGHLRVQDQRDKQKLNIKALDVVLFGPPTRPPHNYMKDLLLIVSVVMGVGGCWFAQAQNKVSKVHIARMMKDLESLQRAEQSLIDLQEQLERAQEEKRNVAEEKQSLEEKMRDEIMGAQEEAYRLHELRQGAVSELSRLRYAEEELEQVRGALKQAEMDMQASWTASGALQHWLQLTHEVEVQYYNVKKQSAELQLATAKDEAERIKKKRSSLLGTLHVAHSSSLDQVDHKILEAKNALSEVTACLRERLHRWQQIELLCGFPIIKNPGLANLTAQLYSDSIALGLPRVLQSSCLCHSSIHGSIEDVLDDSGSQILPQMPVPVPPIKRSPRTRGTTIRRTRRSGIISQPAAAMISPDPDLIPIRSPYPCYEDEEGLYRKTLKKQDSEEMYSDTDYMTSPPHSKIFPISTIDTSTRKLYHDEPELLADSSVTKPLSEQGEALLECPVRKVSLEELEASVDVACKKTAKDRALDTSLEASSLKMSTEESFVDPVSRKISQDRYEVPVDVAIRKGAANEFEAEFSSRKVEKDITGNLMEIHSRNVYRERSDLPLDVRKILWNESEAKPNVPPRRISRDMMGVSVDSASRKLARDDADPFESRRITRDSMGMSQDTGSRKLPWNKGDFQLDCSIRGLPKDKKVDTARTPPRKLSRDELESVTDTASIKMPPREKEALMDTSSPPERHTFVLEPSTSRRILRNELEKSAGSLRRRTQRMPRDDVDASIDTLTGKITWDRVDVPAEITKQAILREELAASESGSYPGWIRQPDLMLTSQVPWKSSSDLFAVGPLSQLVYDGILEKSCESMATTPTGLSASTPNLPHSKLLTEVEPPSRVVLPPSLASSPESGEEKNKEKEKTKKSLKLKNPFKRKNESTPEKSQSSPQKL; encoded by the exons ATGCTTCCATTGTCACCTCTGTTCCTCGTTTTCCCTGTTGTGCTCATCTTCGCTGCGCAAAGCGCTGGGGACCTCCAGGGCTTCAGCTTTCCCGGTGGGAGCGCCGGTTTTGACCCGGGAG ACCCCTGCATGGTTGTGTCACCACCATGTATGAGCGAGGCCGATCGCTACAGCCTGGAGGCCCTGCGGAGCATCCATCAGATGATGGACGATGACCAAGATGGTGGGATTGAAGTGGAGGAGAGTGTGGAG TTCATTATTGAAgacatgaagcagcagcagaccaacaaacacagcaaactgCACAGAGAAGACCAACACATCACAGTGGAGGAGCTCTGGAGGGGCTGGAAATCatctgaag TGCATAATTGGACTCAAGAGGAGGTTCTCCGCTGGCTGAAGGAGTTTGTTGAGTTGCCGCAGTATGAAAGAAACTTTAAAGACTTTAGGGTCAATGGAAACACACTCCCCAG GATTGCAGCTAATGAGCCTTCATTCCTGAGTGGCCATCTGAGAGTTCAGGACCAGAGAGATAAACAGAAGCTCAACATCAAAGCTCTAGATGTTGTTCTGTTTGGACCACCTACAC GCCCCCCTCACAACTACATGAAGGACCTGCTGCTCATTGTGTCAGTGGTTATGGGAGTTGGAGGCTGTTGGTTTGCACAGGCTCAGAACAAAGTCAGCAAAGTCCACATAGCCAGGATGATGAAGGATTTAGAAAGTCTGCAGAGGGCTGAGCAGAGCCTCATAGACCTCCAGGAGCA ACTGGAGCGGGCTCAGGAAGAAAAACGTAACGTGGCTGAGGAGAAACAAAGCCTGGAGGAGAAGATGAGAGATGAGATCATGGGGGCACAGGAGGAGGCTTACCGCCTACATGAGCTGAGGCAGGGGGCTGTCAGTGAGCTCAGTCGCCTCCGATACGCAGAAGAGGAGCTGGAACAG GTTCGTGGAGCGCTGAAGCAGGCCGAGATGGACATGCAGGCTAGCTGGACTGCTTCAGGGGCTCTTCAGCACTGGCTGCAGCTAACACATGAAGTGGAAGTTCAGTACTACAACGTTAAAAAGCAGAGTGCAGAACTACAGCTTGCCACTGCCAAAGATGAG GCAGAGAGAAttaagaagaagaggagctctCTGCTGGGAACCCTCCATGTGGCCCACAGCTCCTCTCTAGACCAGGTTGACCACAAGATCCTAGAGGCAAA GAACGCTCTGTCTGAGGTGACTGCCTGTCTTCGGGAGCGTCTTCACCGCTGGCAACAGATTGAGCTCCTCTGTGGTTTCCCCATCATCAAGAATCCCGGTTTAGCTAATCTCACTGCTCAACTCTACTCAGACTCAATTGCCCTGGGGTTGCCTCGGGTACTCCAGTCATCGTGCCTATGTCACAGTTCCATTCACGGATCAATAGAAGATGTCTTAGATGATTCTGGATCTCAGATCTTACCCCAGATGCCAG TTCCGGTTCCACCCATTAAGCGCTCTCCACGAACACGAGGAACTACCATACGTCGAACACGTCGTTCTGGCATCATCAGTCAGCCGGCAGCTGCCATGATTTCCCCAGACCCTGACCTCATCCCTATCCGATCTCCTTACCCTTGCTATGAAGATGAAGAAGGGCTCTACCGcaaaacacttaaaaaaca AGATTCTGAAGAGATGTATTCAGACACAGACTACATGACTTCCCCTCCTCACAGCAAAATATTCCCTATTTCCACTATTGACACTTCCACTCGAAAGCTGTATCACGATGAACCTGAGCTGCTTGCAGACAGCTCAGTTACTAAGCCTTTGAGTGAACAAGGGGAAGCTCTCCTTGAGTGTCCAGTTCGCAAAGTTTCTCTTGAAGAGCTGGAAGCTTCTGTAGATGTAGCCTGCAAGAAGACAGCAAAGGACAGGGCCTTGGATACATCTTTGGAAGCCTCTTCTTTGAAGATGTCTACAGAGGAGTCTTTTGTGGATCCTGTATCAAGGAAGATCTCCCAAGACAGGTATGAGGTACCGGTGGATGTCGCTATTAGAAAAGGGGCTGCAAATGAGTTTGAGGCAGAGTTTTCATCCAGGAAGGTAGAAAAGGATATAACTGGGAATCTAATGGAAATACATTCGAGGAACGTATACAGAGAAAGAAGTGATTTACCCCTTGATGTGAGAAAGATTCTTTGGAATGAATCAGAAGCAAAACCAAATGTCCCTCCAAGGAGGATATCAAGAGACATGATGGGAGTGTCAGTGGACAGTGCCTCAAGAAAGCTGGCAAGAGATGATGCTGATCCATTTGAATCCAGAAGGATTACAAGAGATTCAATGGGAATGTCCCAAGACACAGGTTCTAGGAAGCTTCCTTGGAATAAAGGAGATTTCCAACTGGATTGCTCTATAAGGGGATTGCCAAAGGACAAAAAGGTAGACACTGCTAGAACACCACCAAGGAAGCTATCTAGAGATGAGCTGGAATCTGTTACTGATACAGCTTCCATAAAGATGCCAccaagagagaaagaggcacTTATGGATACATCATCACCACCAGAGAGACATACATTTGTATTGGAGCCATCGACAAGTAGAAGAATACTGAGAAATGAACTTGAAAAGTCTGCTGGTTCCCTCAGAAGGAGGACACAAAGGATGCCAAGAGATGACGTGGATGCTTCCATAGATACTCTGACTGGAAAGATCACCTGGGACAGAGTTGATGTTCCAGCAGAAATAACGAAACAAGCAATACTGAGAGAGGAGTTGGCAGCTTCTGAATCGGGTTCATATCCTGGATGGATTAGGCAGCCAGACCTTATGTTAACTTCTCAGGTGCCATGGAAGTCCTCCTCAGACCTTTTCGCCGTTGGCCCGCTGAGCCAGCTTGTGTACGATGGAATTCTTGAAAAGTCCTGCGAATCCATGGCTACAACCCCAACCGGTCTGTCTGCCTCAACACCTAACCTGCCTCACAGCAAGCTGCTCACAGAGGTGGAGCCTCCATCAAGGGTTGTCCTCCCACCCTCTCTTGCATCTTCGCCTGAATctggagaggagaaaaacaaggagaaagagaagaccaAGAAGTCCTTAAAGCTCAAAAAtccctttaaaagaaaaaatgagtCCACTCCAGAAAAGTCACAAAGTAGTCCTCAGAAACTCTGA